The Aspergillus luchuensis IFO 4308 DNA, chromosome 4, nearly complete sequence DNA window CGAGCATGATGGATGTAGTGGTCAACTCAGCCGGAGAGATCAAAGGACATCCCACTCTCCGCACACCACCGACTGCCTATGGGCGACGGGTGCGGTACACTGTCTTCGAGTTCGAAGAGCTCCTCGATAGCAGTTCTATCGATGCGAAAGGTTGGGCTCAGATCGCTCACACTGTTGAACGAAACTACACCCTTTTCGATGGCTTCGTCGTCCTCCACGGAACAGACAGTCTCGCATACACATGCTCGGCGCTCAGCTTCATGTTGCAAAACCTTGGAAAGCCCGTCATCCTGACTGGAGCGCAAGCGCCCATGCTGGAGTTGCAGAATGATGCCACCGATAATCTTCTCGGATCACTGGTTGTGGCTGGCCATTTCATGATCCCCGAAGTGTGTCTGTATTTCAACAACCGACTGTTCCGTGGCAACCGGTCGATCAAGGTCGCAGCCAGTGATTTCGCTGCCTTTGACTCGCCGAACTGCCCCCCGCTGGCGGTGACAACCTCCATGCGGACCAACGTGAACTGGGAGCTGGTCAACCGACCGAAGAGCCTGGAACATTTCCGTATCCAAACCAACCTCGACACCACCCATGTGGCGTGTCTTCGTATCTTCCCTGGTATCAAGCCGGAGATGGTCGACGCCGTGCTGAAGCTCGAAGGGCTCCGTGGTTTAGTGTTGGAGACGTTTGGCGCCGGTAACGCACCCAGCGGTCAAGACAATGCCATGACCAACGTATTGGCCGCCGCTATCAAGCGAGGAATCGTAATCGTGAACGTCACGCAGTGTAAGTGAAGCAAGAGCAACTATTTTTCCGAACCCAGAGTTTCTTCTGACACAGTCAACCAGGCCTGACAGGAAGCGTCAGCCCCGTCTATGCCCCAGGCATGAGTCTCTCGCGCGCGGGAGTCGTCGCCGGACTCGATCTGACCACCGAAGCCGCACTAACCAAGATGTCATATCTCCTCGCTCTTCCGGATTCCACCCCAGAATGGGTCGCGAAGAAAATGTCCGTATCTCTTCGCGGCGAATTGACCGAGGTCTCGCAGCCCGTATTTCGCCATCCGGACGGGGCGCTCCCTGAGCGTGTTCAGTCCCTCACGGTGCTCGGATAC harbors:
- a CDS encoding putative lysophospholipase (COG:E;~EggNog:ENOG410PH5F;~InterPro:IPR036152,IPR006034,IPR002110,IPR041725, IPR040919,IPR036770,IPR027474,IPR027473,IPR020683, IPR037152;~PFAM:PF13857,PF00023,PF00710,PF13637,PF17763, PF13606,PF12796;~go_function: GO:0005515 - protein binding [Evidence IEA]) — encoded protein: MAALDVNGPLPELAEQQPDDLIPESRVLIIMTGGTICMRQSPSGFIPARGFQEQCLARVPTFNDGSHPSMMDVVVNSAGEIKGHPTLRTPPTAYGRRVRYTVFEFEELLDSSSIDAKGWAQIAHTVERNYTLFDGFVVLHGTDSLAYTCSALSFMLQNLGKPVILTGAQAPMLELQNDATDNLLGSLVVAGHFMIPEVCLYFNNRLFRGNRSIKVAASDFAAFDSPNCPPLAVTTSMRTNVNWELVNRPKSLEHFRIQTNLDTTHVACLRIFPGIKPEMVDAVLKLEGLRGLVLETFGAGNAPSGQDNAMTNVLAAAIKRGIVIVNVTQCLTGSVSPVYAPGMSLSRAGVVAGLDLTTEAALTKMSYLLALPDSTPEWVAKKMSVSLRGELTEVSQPVFRHPDGALPERVQSLTVLGYAIAQGDLERVEEIVAREHQWLLNDADYSGNTPIHLAATSPSVEILRYLLLQGGSVHLRNRNGRTPLFLAANAGFSEHVLLLRKSGAHLHSDERTAAQLLARRRPGVWGLAGIGPREVSEREMEELEDSSDSIGRMAQRVMAGSAP